A region from the Enterobacter roggenkampii genome encodes:
- the fbp gene encoding class 1 fructose-bisphosphatase translates to MKTLGEFIVEKQHEFSHATGELTALLSAIKLGAKIIHRDINKAGLVDILGASGAENVQGEVQQKLDLFANEKLKAALRARDIVAGIASEEEDEIVVFEGCEHAKYVVLMDPLDGSSNIDVNVSVGTIFSIYRRVTPVGTPVTEEDFLQPGINQVAAGYVVYGSSTMLVYTTGCGVHAFTYDPSLGVFCLSQERMRFPEKGNTYSINEGNYIRFPNGVKKYIKFCQEEDKATQRPYTSRYIGSLVADFHRNLLKGGIYLYPSTASHPDGKLRLLYECNPMAFLAEQAGGKASDGKERILEIVPESLHQRRSFFVGNNHMVEDVERFIREYPDA, encoded by the coding sequence ATGAAAACGTTAGGTGAATTTATTGTCGAAAAGCAGCACGAGTTCTCTCATGCTACCGGTGAACTCACTGCTTTGCTGTCGGCAATAAAGCTGGGCGCTAAGATCATCCACCGTGATATCAACAAGGCCGGTCTGGTCGATATCCTGGGTGCCAGCGGTGCCGAGAACGTTCAGGGCGAGGTTCAACAGAAACTCGATCTGTTCGCAAATGAAAAACTGAAAGCTGCACTGCGCGCGCGCGACATCGTTGCGGGTATCGCCTCCGAAGAAGAAGATGAAATTGTTGTTTTCGAAGGGTGTGAACACGCGAAATACGTTGTTCTGATGGATCCGCTCGACGGCTCCTCCAACATTGATGTTAACGTTTCTGTCGGTACCATTTTCTCCATCTACCGCCGCGTCACGCCTGTTGGCACGCCGGTGACCGAAGAAGATTTCCTGCAGCCGGGCATTAATCAGGTTGCTGCCGGTTACGTCGTCTATGGCTCCTCCACCATGCTGGTCTACACCACCGGTTGCGGCGTACATGCCTTTACGTACGATCCTTCCCTGGGCGTTTTCTGTCTGAGCCAGGAACGCATGCGCTTCCCGGAGAAGGGCAATACCTACTCCATTAACGAAGGTAACTACATCCGCTTCCCGAACGGCGTGAAGAAGTACATCAAATTCTGCCAGGAAGAAGATAAAGCGACGCAGCGCCCGTACACGTCCCGCTATATTGGCTCTCTGGTCGCGGATTTCCACCGTAACCTGCTGAAAGGCGGCATCTACCTCTACCCAAGCACCGCCAGCCACCCGGACGGGAAGCTGCGTCTGCTGTACGAATGCAACCCGATGGCGTTCCTGGCCGAACAGGCGGGCGGTAAGGCGAGCGACGGTAAAGAGCGTATTCTGGAGATCGTGCCGGAAAGCCTTCACCAGCGCCGTTCGTTCTTCGTCGGCAACAACCACATGGTTGAAGACGTTGAACGGTTTATCCGCGAGTACCCGGACGCGTAA
- the ytfR gene encoding galactofuranose ABC transporter, ATP-binding protein YtfR yields the protein MTTEQHQEILRTEGLSKFFPGVKALDNVDFSLRRGEIMALLGENGAGKSTLIKSLTGVYHADRGTIWLEGNAISPKNTAHAQQLGIGTVYQEVNLLPNMSVADNLFIGREPRRFGLLRRKEMEARATKLMESYGFSLDVREPLNRFSVAMQQIVAICRAIDLSAKVLILDEPTASLDTQEVEMLFTLMRQLRDQGVSLIFVTHFLDQVYEVSDRITVLRNGSFVGCRETRELPQIELVKMMLGRELETNALQRAGRTLLSEKPVAAFSDYGKKGVISPFNLEVRPGEIVGLAGLLGSGRTETAEVIFGIKPADSGSALIKGKPQTLRSPHQASCLGVGFCPEDRKTDGIIAAASVRENIILALQAQRGWLRPIPRKEQNAIAERFIRQLGIRTPSAEQPIEFLSGGNQQKVLLSRWLLTKPQFLILDEPTRGIDVGAHAEIIRLIETLCADGLALLVISSELEELVGYADRVIIMRDRKQVAEIPLDKLSVPAIMNAIAA from the coding sequence ATGACCACTGAACAACACCAGGAAATCCTCCGCACAGAGGGCTTGAGTAAATTCTTCCCCGGCGTAAAGGCGCTGGATAACGTTGATTTCAGCCTGCGGCGCGGGGAGATCATGGCGCTGCTGGGGGAAAACGGCGCGGGAAAATCGACGCTGATTAAATCTCTGACCGGCGTTTATCATGCCGACCGCGGCACCATCTGGCTGGAAGGCAACGCCATTTCGCCCAAAAACACCGCCCATGCCCAGCAGTTGGGGATCGGGACGGTATACCAGGAAGTGAACCTGCTGCCGAATATGTCGGTGGCGGATAACCTGTTTATTGGCCGTGAGCCACGACGCTTTGGGCTGCTGCGCCGTAAAGAGATGGAGGCGCGGGCAACAAAGCTGATGGAATCCTACGGCTTCTCTCTCGACGTCCGCGAGCCGCTGAACCGCTTTTCCGTGGCGATGCAGCAGATCGTCGCCATTTGCCGCGCGATCGATCTCTCGGCAAAGGTGCTGATCCTCGACGAACCCACCGCCAGCCTCGATACCCAGGAGGTGGAAATGCTCTTTACCCTGATGCGCCAGCTGCGCGATCAGGGCGTCAGCCTGATCTTCGTTACCCACTTCCTCGATCAGGTGTATGAGGTGAGCGATCGCATTACGGTGCTGCGCAACGGCAGCTTTGTCGGCTGCCGCGAAACCCGCGAGCTGCCGCAGATCGAGCTGGTCAAAATGATGCTGGGCCGCGAGCTGGAGACCAACGCCCTTCAGCGCGCGGGCCGCACGCTGCTGAGCGAGAAGCCGGTCGCCGCGTTCAGCGATTACGGCAAAAAAGGGGTCATTTCGCCGTTTAACCTTGAGGTGCGGCCGGGCGAAATTGTCGGGCTGGCGGGCCTGCTGGGCTCGGGGCGTACCGAGACCGCCGAGGTGATCTTCGGGATCAAGCCCGCCGACAGCGGCAGCGCGCTGATCAAGGGCAAACCGCAAACCCTGCGATCGCCGCATCAGGCCTCCTGCCTGGGGGTGGGCTTCTGCCCGGAAGACAGGAAAACGGACGGCATTATTGCCGCCGCCTCGGTGCGGGAAAATATCATTCTGGCGCTTCAGGCGCAGCGCGGCTGGCTGCGGCCGATCCCACGCAAAGAGCAGAACGCCATTGCTGAGCGCTTTATCCGCCAGCTCGGCATCCGCACCCCGAGCGCGGAACAGCCCATCGAGTTCCTCTCCGGTGGTAACCAGCAGAAAGTGCTGCTCTCCCGCTGGTTGCTGACCAAACCCCAGTTCCTGATCCTCGACGAACCGACCCGCGGCATTGACGTAGGGGCGCACGCCGAAATTATCCGGCTTATCGAAACCCTGTGCGCAGACGGTCTGGCCCTGCTGGTCATTTCGTCCGAGCTGGAAGAGCTGGTGGGCTATGCCGATCGCGTCATCATCATGCGCGATCGTAAACAGGTGGCAGAGATCCCGCTGGATAAGCTGTCCGTTCCGGCGATCATGAATGCCATCGCGGCATAA
- the yjfF gene encoding galactofuranose ABC transporter, permease protein YjfF, translated as MIKRNLPLMITLGVFVLGYLYCLTQFPGFASTRVICNILTDNAFLGIIAVGMTFVILSGGIDLSVGSVIAFTGVFLAKAIGFWGISPLVAFPLVLAMGCAFGAFMGLLIDALKIPAFIITLAGMFFLRGVSYLVSEESIPINHPVYDTLSSLAWKIPGGGRLSAMGLLMLGVVVIGIFLAHRTRFGNQVYAIGGNATSANLMGISTRSTTIRIYMLSTGLATLAGIVFSVYTQAGYALAGVGVELDAIASVVIGGTLLSGGVGTVLGTLFGVAIQGLIQTYINFDGTLSSWWTKIAIGILLFIFIALQRGLTVLWENRQSSPVTRVNTSVTER; from the coding sequence ATGATAAAACGTAATTTACCGTTAATGATCACGCTGGGCGTGTTTGTGCTGGGCTATCTCTACTGCCTGACCCAGTTCCCGGGGTTTGCCTCGACGCGCGTGATCTGCAATATCCTGACCGATAACGCCTTTTTAGGCATCATCGCCGTCGGCATGACCTTTGTGATCCTCTCCGGCGGGATCGACCTCTCCGTCGGCTCGGTGATCGCGTTTACGGGCGTGTTCCTCGCGAAAGCGATCGGCTTCTGGGGCATCTCTCCGCTGGTGGCGTTTCCGCTGGTGCTGGCGATGGGCTGTGCGTTTGGCGCCTTTATGGGGCTGCTGATCGACGCGTTAAAAATTCCGGCATTTATCATTACCCTCGCGGGGATGTTCTTCCTGCGCGGGGTGAGCTACCTGGTGTCGGAAGAGTCGATTCCCATTAACCATCCGGTGTACGACACGCTCTCCAGCCTGGCGTGGAAAATCCCCGGCGGCGGCCGCCTGAGCGCGATGGGGCTGCTGATGCTGGGCGTGGTAGTGATTGGCATCTTCCTCGCCCACCGTACCCGGTTTGGCAATCAGGTTTACGCTATTGGCGGCAACGCCACGTCGGCCAACCTGATGGGGATCTCGACCCGCAGCACCACCATCCGCATTTATATGCTCTCGACCGGCCTGGCGACGCTGGCGGGGATCGTCTTCTCGGTGTATACCCAGGCGGGCTATGCCCTTGCAGGCGTTGGCGTGGAGCTGGATGCGATTGCTTCTGTGGTCATCGGCGGCACGCTGCTCAGCGGCGGCGTGGGGACGGTGCTGGGGACGCTGTTCGGCGTGGCGATTCAGGGGCTGATCCAGACCTATATCAACTTTGACGGCACGCTCAGCTCCTGGTGGACGAAGATCGCCATCGGCATTCTGCTGTTTATTTTTATTGCCCTGCAGCGCGGCCTGACGGTGCTCTGGGAGAACCGTCAAAGCTCGCCTGTTACCCGCGTGAACACATCGGTAACAGAGCGATAA
- the ytfT gene encoding galactofuranose ABC transporter, ATP-binding protein YtfT → MMSRSLSQTGESKRRFSWPTGTPQIAALLVVLLVDSLVAPHFFQIIVQDGRLFGSPIDILNRAAPVALLAIGMTLVIATGGIDLSVGAVMAIAGATAASMTVAGHSLPVVLLAALGTGVLAGLWNGILVAVLKIQPFVATLILMVAGRGVAQLITSGQIVTFNSPSLAWLGSGNLLFFPTPVMIALVTLVVFWLFTRKTALGMFIEAVGINIRAARNAGVNTRLMVMLTYVLSGICAAIAGVIVAADIRGADANNAGLWLELDAILAVVIGGGSLMGGRFNLLLSAIGALIIQGMNTGILLSGFQPELNQVVKAVVVLCVLIVQSPRFVSIIKGIRGHDKT, encoded by the coding sequence GTGATGTCCCGTTCGCTTTCGCAAACCGGTGAGTCAAAGCGCCGCTTCAGCTGGCCGACCGGCACGCCGCAAATCGCGGCGCTGCTGGTGGTTTTACTGGTGGATAGCCTGGTCGCGCCGCATTTCTTCCAGATTATCGTGCAGGATGGCCGCCTGTTTGGCAGCCCGATAGACATTTTAAACCGCGCCGCGCCCGTGGCGCTGCTGGCCATCGGGATGACGCTGGTCATCGCCACCGGCGGGATTGATCTCTCCGTCGGCGCGGTGATGGCTATCGCCGGGGCCACGGCAGCCTCCATGACCGTGGCCGGGCATAGCCTGCCGGTGGTCCTGCTTGCAGCCTTAGGCACTGGCGTGCTGGCCGGATTATGGAACGGCATTCTGGTGGCGGTGCTGAAAATCCAGCCCTTTGTCGCCACGCTCATTTTAATGGTGGCCGGGCGCGGCGTGGCGCAGCTGATTACGTCCGGGCAGATCGTCACCTTTAACTCCCCGAGCCTGGCGTGGCTCGGCAGCGGCAACCTTCTGTTCTTCCCGACGCCGGTGATGATTGCCCTGGTGACGCTCGTGGTGTTCTGGCTTTTCACCCGCAAAACGGCGCTGGGCATGTTCATTGAGGCCGTCGGGATCAACATCCGCGCCGCGCGCAACGCCGGGGTCAACACGCGGCTGATGGTTATGCTGACCTACGTGCTGAGCGGTATTTGCGCCGCCATCGCCGGCGTGATCGTCGCGGCGGATATTCGCGGAGCCGATGCCAACAACGCCGGGCTCTGGCTGGAGCTGGATGCGATCCTGGCGGTGGTGATCGGCGGCGGGTCGCTGATGGGCGGGCGCTTTAACCTGCTGCTCTCGGCGATCGGCGCGCTGATCATTCAGGGCATGAACACCGGGATCCTGCTTTCGGGATTCCAGCCGGAACTCAACCAGGTGGTGAAAGCGGTGGTCGTGCTCTGCGTGCTGATCGTCCAGTCGCCGCGCTTTGTCAGCATCATTAAGGGGATCCGTGGCCATGATAAAACGTAA
- a CDS encoding methyl-accepting chemotaxis protein, whose amino-acid sequence MLKTLSIRTGLLSLLAVMTLLLLIVSGIGIYALTQSSSSLQRINHLQGEQMVQLNSGYTLILRARNEAGQAVRMMEIGMLDDAASAVKNINQEVALAQKTLKGVIDGGVADEQGQQLLDKVAASLAAYNQQGINPMLKTLNDQSADGYYDLLEKTLIPLASAFDNDMQAFQKWSEARGQAEVSAVQASKTRVLILIIVAALLTAGIIVLAWLALRHMLLKPLSASIAQLENVAAGDLTHTLAAPASQEFNRLNAVIEEMRQSLMNSVLRVRDASAQIDTGSRELTLGNRDLAERTESTATSLEQTAASMEQITATVKLNADNAEQAHQLAKSVSDTADHGSEMVCYVIEKMRDISGSSARIADILSVIDGIAFQTNILALNASVEAARAGEQGRGFAVVAGEVRNLASRSADAAKEIRSLISDSQTHVNEGSELAQQAGETMDEIATEVLRMTKLMREIATASQEQSRGIEQVNIAVNQMDETAQQNAALVQQSSAATRSLEEQSRQLMEAMSSFKVTTQNAA is encoded by the coding sequence ATGCTGAAAACGCTATCGATTCGTACCGGCTTGCTCTCTTTACTGGCCGTTATGACCCTTCTGCTGCTGATTGTCAGCGGCATTGGCATTTATGCCCTCACACAGAGTTCTTCTTCGCTGCAGCGCATTAATCACCTTCAGGGTGAGCAGATGGTGCAGCTTAATTCAGGCTATACGCTGATCCTCCGCGCGCGCAATGAAGCGGGTCAGGCCGTCCGCATGATGGAAATCGGCATGCTGGACGATGCGGCCAGCGCGGTAAAAAACATCAATCAGGAAGTTGCCCTGGCCCAGAAAACGCTGAAGGGCGTGATCGACGGCGGCGTGGCTGACGAGCAGGGGCAGCAGCTGCTCGATAAAGTGGCAGCCAGCCTGGCGGCGTATAACCAGCAGGGGATCAACCCGATGCTGAAAACCCTCAACGACCAGAGCGCGGACGGGTATTACGATCTGCTGGAGAAGACGCTGATCCCGCTGGCGTCAGCGTTTGATAACGACATGCAGGCGTTTCAGAAATGGAGCGAAGCGCGAGGTCAGGCGGAAGTGAGCGCCGTGCAGGCGAGCAAAACCCGCGTCCTGATCCTGATTATCGTCGCCGCGCTGCTGACGGCGGGCATTATCGTGCTGGCCTGGCTGGCGCTGCGCCATATGCTGCTCAAGCCGCTCTCGGCGTCGATTGCTCAGCTGGAGAACGTGGCGGCGGGCGATTTAACCCATACGCTGGCCGCGCCCGCGAGCCAGGAGTTTAACCGCCTTAACGCGGTCATTGAGGAGATGCGTCAGTCGCTGATGAACTCGGTTCTGCGGGTACGCGATGCCAGCGCGCAGATTGACACCGGCAGCCGCGAGCTGACGCTGGGGAACCGGGATCTCGCCGAGCGAACGGAATCCACCGCCACGTCGCTGGAGCAGACGGCGGCGAGCATGGAACAGATCACCGCCACGGTGAAGCTCAACGCCGATAACGCCGAGCAGGCGCACCAGCTGGCGAAGTCGGTGTCCGACACGGCCGATCACGGCAGCGAAATGGTCTGCTACGTGATTGAAAAAATGCGCGATATCTCCGGCAGCTCGGCGCGCATCGCTGACATCCTGAGCGTGATCGACGGCATTGCCTTCCAGACCAATATCCTGGCGCTTAACGCCTCCGTAGAGGCGGCGCGCGCGGGCGAGCAGGGGCGCGGGTTTGCCGTCGTCGCGGGCGAGGTGCGAAACCTGGCCAGCCGCAGCGCCGACGCGGCGAAGGAGATTCGTTCTCTTATCAGTGATTCGCAAACCCACGTTAACGAGGGCAGCGAGCTGGCCCAGCAGGCGGGCGAAACGATGGATGAGATCGCAACAGAAGTGCTGCGCATGACCAAACTGATGCGTGAGATTGCGACCGCGTCTCAGGAGCAGAGCCGCGGCATTGAGCAGGTGAATATTGCGGTAAACCAGATGGATGAAACCGCGCAGCAGAATGCGGCGCTGGTGCAGCAATCCTCCGCCGCGACCCGCTCCCTTGAGGAGCAGTCGCGTCAGCTGATGGAAGCTATGTCATCATTCAAAGTGACGACTCAGAACGCGGCATAA
- a CDS encoding helix-turn-helix domain-containing protein, with the protein MKNYSRANTGIDLNLIPVFIEIVRCGSMAKASLRLEMSRPAVSLALKRFNQLFDEPLFLRKGLYLEPTEKALALTSSLEILMGEIHDNIGALNSGRNKTPAQNVPGLGNIMPRSESSL; encoded by the coding sequence ATGAAAAATTATTCCCGTGCTAATACCGGCATTGATTTAAATCTTATCCCTGTATTTATTGAAATCGTCCGCTGCGGCAGCATGGCAAAGGCCTCTTTGCGTCTGGAGATGTCACGCCCTGCGGTGAGTCTGGCATTAAAGCGTTTTAATCAACTCTTTGATGAGCCGTTATTTCTCCGCAAAGGCTTATATCTTGAGCCGACGGAAAAAGCATTAGCCTTAACCAGCTCGCTGGAAATATTAATGGGCGAAATTCACGATAATATCGGGGCGCTTAATTCCGGAAGGAATAAAACCCCGGCACAGAACGTACCGGGGCTGGGTAATATTATGCCGCGTTCTGAGTCGTCACTTTGA